The following coding sequences lie in one Helicoverpa armigera isolate CAAS_96S chromosome 8, ASM3070526v1, whole genome shotgun sequence genomic window:
- the LOC110383686 gene encoding hairy/enhancer-of-split related with YRPW motif protein 1 has translation MPCSEDDDSQTGFSEPTHGMSKAELRKTNKPIMEKKRRARINNCLNELKDLLIDGTDKDPARHSKLEKADILELTVKHLQKLQRQQLAAAIAADPAVLHRFKAGFSDCAVEVRRYLSRLASVPTGLRHRLGNHLTSCIGGMDTLQPRDYAPLVPDPLRLDDERPSAFHFVRSTRPTSPPLSPLSCDSACDSSTELETPPRPVQTFPFPTPPSRSASDQDSSPETQKQTVSSTTISPENRQEPMRTKKYMEPLSIVIDVENYKIGIDASPKRAMDYSVRQKLKRPVVDLTGPAPKILRTEEKVVTENIYRTPEKSAFTRVSDRIPTLPHKRLTIPESIPCVGERPLEVRPLLLPAAPRTVISHTAASLAQSSQRVSPKELKVEADTSSKSPKQGSSSSAEMWRPW, from the exons ATGCCGTGCAGTGAAGACGATGACTCACAAACCGGGTTCTCGGAGCCCACCCATGGGATGTCTAAAGCGGAATTGCGAAAG ACGAACAAACCGATTATGGAGAAGAAACGGCGCGCGCGCATCAACAACTGCCTCAACGAGCTGAAGGATCTGCTCATCGATGGAACTGATAAAGAC CCAGCGCGCCACTCCAAACTAGAGAAGGCTGATATCCTGGAACTGACAGTGAAGCACCTTCAGAAGCTGCAGCGTCAGCAACTGGCTGCAGCCATCGCTGCCGACCCTGCAGTGCTGCACCGATTCAAAGCCGGCTTCAGCGACTGCGCAGTCGAAGTCAGGAGATACCTCTCCCGCCTTGCAAGCGTACCCACTGGACTACGCCATCGGCTTGGAAATCATCTGACGTCATGCATCGGAGGCATGGACACCCTCCAACCACGAGACTACGCTCCTCTCGTACCGGACCCGCTAAGGCTAGACGATGAGAGACCCAGTGCGTTCCACTTCGTCAGATCAACAAGACCTACTAGCCCGCCTCTCAGTCCTCTATCCTGTGATTCCGCCTGCGACTCATCTACTGAACTTGAAACACCACCACGTCCCGTCCAGACCTTCCCGTTCCCAACACCACCCAGCCGATCAGCATCAGACCAGGACTCCAGCCCAGAAACACAGAAACAAACCGTCTCCTCAACGACAATATCACCAGAAAACAGACAAGAACCTATGAGGACCAAGAAATACATGGAGCCGTTATCAATAGTGATTGACGTGGAGAACTATAAAATCGGGATCGATGCCTCACCAAAACGAGCCATGGATTACTCTGTCAGACAGAAGTTGAAAAGACCCGTAGTGGACTTGACAGGACCTGCCCCAAAAATACTAAGAACCGAAGAAAAAGTTGTTACTGAAAATATCTATAGAACACCAGAGAAGTCAGCATTCACGAGAGTATCAGATAGAATACCAACGCTTCCTCATAAAAGACTGACGATTCCTGAAAGTATACCTTGTGTGGGTGAAAGGCCATTGGAAGTTAGGCCCCTACTCCTCCCTGCCGCTCCTAGGACTGTGATAAGCCATACCGCGGCGTCACTCGCCCAGTCTTCTCAGAGGGTATCTCCTAAAGAACTCAAAGTGGAAGCCGATACCAGTTCCAAATCCCCCAAACAGGGATCGTCATCCAGTGCTGAGATGTGGAGACCTTGGTGA
- the LOC110383727 gene encoding centrosomal protein of 131 kDa: protein MSKENNNLRLLGSPVNLSYRGKKKDDKRNIRNRPRSALQSAVCVTPIFQDHPERYKRPFSADTKERAPTTRNFLKAFSAELLQSYNNSPTTIKVVAPTTDLLRDTKSIEPNSYKNKEICSNVSDYGSEDTYISLGTKIKAKAQSGSKKNNSKNYAKYRNIAKKTRKPMEHTISEDATSQEFGLEVKIIERASSPMRNRNVYQGRCLSPSFKTRAYESYFLPLESDRRESEEGHGSYSDNNSIQSEVDKAIDTYTRRLTVSKQQLSLVEEESAQDLDSVPSQHMSSLSPETSLEDKIAKGDNNDNLTSRNTFVLDYKDDEFNKITQNFMCEPRTYSSFYDDFNTNPINSYKNKLSSTVVHTDSSSKDSGYPDSGANDDRFYRQNYSLPNTSVLKKSSSHDQIEEQPKSLDSISTNSNDKGYQKTYPLDKKGKWAEPLNHSRLLYKDFFLKKEGHIALPPQNSPTKTDVPIPGSSETTEQPKSENSDNNLDYPSYLINSTTKAYTSKVIEDYKKELEAINNLHDLTLKDIKTDAESPTPLNIDKMFEDASNFELKKDSSESSQGSNGADNNLLPKNKNSLDAKRDVSKISTKELIQNYLKVKEDGNAKLTKKAEKKLNNGGSGENSSGFKQEWNNKSSKNGGKSPVNIRNQAQKNMFTIRTPMSARIESVQNDKDVDSWMSLSAPSPRILESEEIQKEEPKKSETSLPEERREEAGVATQLPAEETRPKTPKELSSDSTVLDIYSMLKEIESYGENPVTEVTNKILSETESKKDEENVLPKDNFMEIFEFLEKVEQSANDALSVVTNSTPQTMPKLEMLLKLPQTELAQRLVTASLQLEERSCCIALLQESLANHKEQMINKVSNLEKQSNRNINKVKQECEETIKRHQNFIDQLINDKKTLNHRIEQLVDERRALEERWKRSAQALEDRYKLELRNQHDKMQAAQQVARQRWVRQKAEKIKELTVKGLEGELREMAERQQKEISDLKMSHAEQSGRAQAKHAQELEELRRILEEEKEAALVKERHLASSRLEKQILEIELTYQEQRTRLVSEMRAENERVANELAAKERTMREEMEKWRTDQENDIKEKRKQMELEAMKEREKIEQLTKEKETEMQHQLEEFKKQLEAEHQLLLKRKTAEIAAQHKQERDKEIERAIESMEAEAQAGRKELQDALRRNKEQYEAELKELAETEQATLRRYQDAQARIRQTEDKCAELEVTISQLETRNRVLTEKNTQLESRAEEIKASCEESWKAKLDALFKERDETKKTHEEQMHQLYAKVKVAVARKDSAIQALTREAAKYQEKITLLEQKLQQQRKDFLNKK from the exons ATGTcgaaagaaaacaataatttgagGCTGCTAGGCTCGCCTGTGAACTTATCGTACAGAGGCAAGAAGAAAGACGACAAAAGAAACATTCGAAACCGACCAAGGTCTGCACTGCAAAGCGCAGTTTGCGTTACACCG atatttcaGGATCATCCAGAGAGATACAAGAGACCATTTTCAGCAGATACAAAGGAACGGGCACCAACAACCAGAAACTTTTTGAAAGCATTCAGCGCTGAGTTACTGCAGTCATATAAca aTTCACCAACCACTATCAAAGTAGTTGCACCAACCACTGATCTATTGAGAGATACAAAATCCATTGAGCCCAACTCgtacaaaaacaaagaaatatgtaGTAACGTTTCAGACTATGGTTCGGAGGATACTTATATTAGCTTAGGAACTAAAATAAAGGCTAAAGCACAGTCAGgctcaaagaaaaataattcaaaaaactACGCCAAGTATAGGAACATAGCTAAGAAAACACGTAAGCCTATGGAGCATACTATTAGTGAAGATGCAACCAGTCAGGAATTTGGTTTAGAAGTGAAAATCATCGAACGAGCTTCATCGCCAATGAGGAACAGAAATGTGTATCAAGGAAGATGTTTATCGCCCTCATTCAAGACACGGGCATATGAATCGTATTTTTTACCCCTTGAGTCTGATAGGAGGGAGTCTGAAGAAGGCCACGGGTCTTATAGCGATAACAACAGTATACAGTCTGAGGTAGACAAAGCTATAGATACTTACACGCGCCGATTGACTGTGTCGAAGCAGCAGCTATCCCTTGTAGAAGAAGAGTCCGCTCAAGACTTGGATAGTGTTCCCTCGCAACACATGTCCAGTTTGTCTCCGGAAACATCCCTCGAAGATAAAATCGCCAAGGGCGATAATAATGACAATCTAACTAGTAGGAATACGTTCGTATTGGACTACAAAGATGatgaattcaataaaatcaCTCAAAACTTTATGTGTGAACCGCGGACTTATTCGAGCTTTTACGACGACTTCAACACAAACCCAATTAATTCATACAAGAATAAATTATCCAGTACTGTAGTGCATACAGATTCGTCGTCAAAGGATTCCGGATATCCAGACAGTGGAGCAAATGATGATAGATTTTACAGACAGAATTATTCGCTGCCAAATACATCAGTACTAAAGAAATCCAGCTCTCATGATCAAATTGAAGAACAGCCAAAGAGTTTGGACAGCAtctccaccaatagcaatgacAAAGGCTATCAAAAAACATACCCTCTAGACAAAAAGGGTAAATGGGCTGAACCTTTAAACCACAGCCGCTTACTCTACAAAGATTTCTTCTTAAAGAAAGAAGGACACATCGCGTTGCCTCCACAGAACTCTCCGACCAAGACTGACGTTCCTATACCTGGAAGTAGTGAAACTACTGAACAACCGAAATCCGAGAATTCAGATAACAATTTAGATTACCCTTCCTATCTCATAAACAGTACAACTAAAGCCTACACATCTAAAGTTATTGAAGATTATAAGAAGGAACTAGAGGCTATAAACAACCTGCATGACCTTACCCTCAAAGATATAAAAACTGATGCCGAGTCACCAACGCCGCTGAACATAGACAAAATGTTCGAAGACGCATCTAATTTTGAACTTAAAAAGGATAGTAGTGAAAGTTCGCAAGGAAGCAATGGAGCAGATAATAATTTGTTACCTAAGAACAAAAATTCATTGGACGCTAAACGTGACGTTTCCAAAATTTCAACAAAAGAGTtaatacaaaactatttaaaagtaaaagaagATGGCAACGCGAAACTCACGAAAAAGGCTGAAAAAAAGTTGAATAACGGTGGTTCAGGGGAGAATTCTTCGGGCTTTAAACAGGAATGGAATAACAAAAGCTCTAAGAATGGTGGCAAAAGTCCAGTGAACATACGAAATCAAGCTCAGAAGAATATGTTTACAATTCGTACTCCTATGAGCGCTAGGATCGAAAGCGTTCAGAATGACAAAGATGTTGACTCGTGGATGTCTCTCAGCGCTCCTTCGCCGAGGATCCTTGAAAGTGAAGAAATACAGAAAGAGGAACCAAAGAAGTCTGAAACATCTCTGCCTGAAGAGAGAAGAGAAGAAGCGGGAGTAGCAACGCAATTACCTGCGGAGGAGACGCGACCGAAAACACCCAAAGAATTAAGCTCGGATTCGACAGTTTTAGATATTTATTCCATGTTAAAAGAAATTGAAAGTTACGGAGAGAACCCTGTGACAGAAGTAACTAATAAGATCCTATCTGAGACTGAGAGTAAGAAAGATGAAGAAAATGTCTTACCCAAAGATAATTTTAT ggagATATTCGAGTTTCTGGAGAAAGTTGAGCAAAGTGCCAACGATGCTTTATCCGTCGTGACCAACTCTACCCCACAAACCATGcccaa ATTGGAGATGCTACTAAAGTTACCACAAACGGAGTTGGCCCAGAGGCTGGTGACGGCATCCTTGCAACTTGAGGAGCGGTCTTGCTGTATTGCGTTGTTGCAAGAAAGTCTTGCTAACCATAAAGAACAG ATGATCAACAAAGTGAGCAATTTGGAGAAACAGTCCAATCGGAACATAAACAAAGTGAAGCAAGAATGTGAAGAGACTATCAAGAGACACCAGAATTTTATTGATcag CTGATAAACGACAAGAAGACATTGAATCATCGTATAGAACAACTAGTGGACGAGCGTCGAGCGCTCGAGGAGCGTTGGAAGCGCTCGGCTCAGGCGCTCGAGGACAGGTACAAGTTGGAGCTGCGGAACCAACATGATAAGATGCAGGCTGCTCAACAG GTGGCTAGGCAGCGCTGGGTCCGGCAGAAAGCTGAGAAGATCAAG GAGTTGACAGTAAAAGGCTTAGAAGGAGAGCTGAGAGAGATGGCTGAACGCCAGCAAAAGGAGATATCGGACTTGAAGATGTCGCATGCGGAACAAAGTGGCCGAGCGCAAGCGAAACATGCGCAGGAGCTAGAGGAGCTCAGGAGGATCTTAGAGGAGGAGAAGGAGGCGGCCTTGGTTAAGGAGAGGCATTTAGCTAGTTCTAG GCTAGAGAAACAGATCCTCGAAATAGAGCTGACATATCAAGAGCAGCGTACGCGGCTGGTGTCAGAGATGCGAGCGGAAAACGAACGTGTCGCCAACGAACTAGCTGCTAAGGAGAGGACCATGAGGGAAGAAATGG AGAAGTGGAGAACAGACCAAGAGAATGACATAAAGGAAAAGCGTAAGCAAATGGAACTTGAAGCTATGAAGGAAAGAGAGAAAATAGAG caactaacgaaagaaaaagaaacagaaaTGCAGCATCAACTAGAAGAATTCAAAAAGCAATTAGAAGCAGAACATCAACTTCTCTTAAAGCGCAAAACTGCAGAGATAGCCGCGCAGCACAAACAGGAGAGAGACAAGGAGATAGAGAGAGCTATAGAGAGCATGGAAGCCGAGGCACAGGCCGGGAGGAAGGAGTTACAAGACGCACTCAG GAGGAACAAGGAGCAGTATGAAGCGGAGTTGAAGGAGCTCGCGGAGACGGAGCAGGCGACACTCAGGAGGTACCAGGACGCGCAGGCCAGGATACGACAGACTGAGGATAAAT GCGCGGAGTTAGAAGTTACCATCTCTCAGTTGGAGACGCGCAATAGGGTTTTGACTGAG AAAAACACTCAACTAGAGAGTCGTGCAGAAGAGATAAAAGCGAGCTGCGAGGAATCTTGGAAGGCTAAACTGGATGCGCTGTTCAAAGAGAGGGACGAAACTAAGAAGACACACGAGGAACAAATGCACCAGCTTTATGCCAA GGTGAAAGTAGCGGTGGCCCGCAAGGACTCTGCTATTCAGGCGCTCACACGAGAAGCTGCCAAATACCAGGAGAAGATAACATTACTGGAGCAGAAACTACAGCAGCAAAGGAAAGACTTCCTCAATAAAAAGTAA